The sequence GGCGGGACCTGTCTGGGAGGGGCGCGCTGGTATTACGGGTACGACCATGCGCACGGGCTGGATCTCGACCTGCTCCCGACCGTCCTCCACGAGATCGGCCATGGGCTCGGATTCCAGACGTTCACCACGCTCTCGACGGGGCAGTTCCTGAACCAACGGACGGACATCTATGCGCGGCATCTCTTCGACCGCACGCGGGGCGAGTTCTGGCACCAGATGACGAACATCCAGCGCAAGAACTCCGCCGTGAACACGGGGCAGCTCGTCTGGGGAGGGGCCTTCGTGCAGGCCGCCGCGCCCCGGATCCTCGCACCCGGAATCATCCTGCGGATCGACAGCCCGCCCGCGATCGCAGGGAACAAGGAGTTCGCGAGAGCGGAATTCGGCCCGCCGCCGCCCGATCCCCCGATCCAGGCGGAGGTGATCCTCGTGGATGATGGTGCCGGCACCACGAGCGACGGCTGCGAACCCATCGTCAACGGGGCCCTGGTCGCGGGGAAGATCGCCCTCATCGACCGCGGGATCTGCACGTTCGTGGACAAGGCCGTGCAAGCCCAGGCCGCGGGGGCGGTCGCGGTGATCATCGCGAACAACGTGAGCGGCCCGCCCCAGCCCATGTCGGGGATCGATCCCTCCATCACGATCCCGGTCGTCGGGATCACGCTCGACGACGCGAACGCGATCAAGGCGAACCTCGGCGGCGGCGTCTTCGCGACGATCGGGTCCGACCCGTCTCAGCTGACCGGCGCGGACCTCCAGGGACGCCCGCTCCTGTACGCGCCGAATCCGCTGGAGCAGGGATCTTCGGTCTCGCACTGGGATGAGACCGCCGTTCCCAATCTGCTGATGGAACCCTTCCTCAACGACGACGACACCAAGGACGTGGACCTGACGCAGTACCTCTACGCGGACATCGGCTGGTACGCGACGGCAACGGGAGTGGAAGTCGCCTCGAGCCCGCTCGCCCGCAGGACCTCGAGCGCACCGAACCCGTTTTCCTCGGCCACCTCCCTCCGGTTCCAGCGCTCCCGTTCCGGCGGCACGGTGGTGGAGGTGTTCGACACGCGCGGCGCGCTCGTCCGGCGCTGGCCCGCGTCCTGGCGCGCCGCCGGCCCGCACTCCATCGACTGGAACGGGACCGACCACATGGGCCGGCGCGTCCCGGCGGGCGTCTATTACTGGCGGGTGCGCGGAACCGGCGAGATCCAGGGCGGGCGAGTCGTCCGGGTGGAGTAGAACGCCTCCACGAAATCCTCGTGCGGATGCTTACCCCCTTGGTATCATCCAGCCATGAGGCTTCCTCGATCCGTCCGGGACCGATTCCGCGCCTACGGCCGGGCCGGCGGACGCGCGCGCGCCGAGCGAATGAGCCCCGAAGCCCGGCGGACGGTCGCGCGCCAGGCCGCCCTGCGGCGCTGGATCCACGCGCGATTCGACGCGCCGAGCTTCCATGCGCTCGGACTCCCCGGCGGGGAGATCGTCGACGCCGGCCTTGAGGCGCTCGCCGCCGGAAGGGAGACCGCCGAGAGCCTGCTCGTCTCTTTGGCCGCGCCTCGCCTCGAGAGGGAACGGGTGCCGTTGCCGCGCCATCGGTGGAAGGACGCGGACATCCGGCTCTATCGCCTCCTGGAACGAGCCGACCCGGACCTCGCTCATGCGCGATACCTCGCCTATCTCCGTCAGGCGGCATCCTTCGCGGACGCGTGCGCCCGGGCACGGGCGGCCTGAGACGATGCGTCAGGAGATCACTCGGGAACGGCTGATCTCTCTGATGAAGGAGCTTGCCCGAAACGCTCCACGAGGCGGCACCTACCAGGTCTATCTGGTCGGTGGGGGAACCGCGGTCTATCTGGGCTGGCGCCGGTCCTCCATCGACGTGGACCTCTTCTCGGATCACCAGGACGTCTTCCGGGACATCCAGTCGCTCAAGGAGCGCCTCAACATGAACATCGAGTTCGCGCGGCCGGAGGACTTCGTGCCGCCGCTCAGGGGAAGCGCGGACCGCCACGTCTTCATCGAGACGATGGGGCCGATCTCCTTCCATCACTACGATCCCTACGCGCAGGTCCTCTCG comes from Candidatus Eisenbacteria bacterium and encodes:
- a CDS encoding PA domain-containing protein, with product MNRSPVRFVTAATAAALLLLASPGLPATFVLNVLDGPGEGFNDPTPVAPVGGNPGTTLGQQRINVFETAGLIWGTHLQSDVTIVVNARFDPQFCDAGSAVLGSAGAITVASDFTGAPVSDTWYPIALANKLAGEDLTPGTSDINATFNLTLDGGTCLGGARWYYGYDHAHGLDLDLLPTVLHEIGHGLGFQTFTTLSTGQFLNQRTDIYARHLFDRTRGEFWHQMTNIQRKNSAVNTGQLVWGGAFVQAAAPRILAPGIILRIDSPPAIAGNKEFARAEFGPPPPDPPIQAEVILVDDGAGTTSDGCEPIVNGALVAGKIALIDRGICTFVDKAVQAQAAGAVAVIIANNVSGPPQPMSGIDPSITIPVVGITLDDANAIKANLGGGVFATIGSDPSQLTGADLQGRPLLYAPNPLEQGSSVSHWDETAVPNLLMEPFLNDDDTKDVDLTQYLYADIGWYATATGVEVASSPLARRTSSAPNPFSSATSLRFQRSRSGGTVVEVFDTRGALVRRWPASWRAAGPHSIDWNGTDHMGRRVPAGVYYWRVRGTGEIQGGRVVRVE
- a CDS encoding DUF6036 family nucleotidyltransferase; this translates as MRQEITRERLISLMKELARNAPRGGTYQVYLVGGGTAVYLGWRRSSIDVDLFSDHQDVFRDIQSLKERLNMNIEFARPEDFVPPLRGSADRHVFIETMGPISFHHYDPYAQVLSKVVRGFERDLEDAREFVRRRIVDPERLRSLVAAIPDSAYARYPSLSRRGVERAVEAFLTTAGAT